A region from the Prevotella melaninogenica genome encodes:
- a CDS encoding SufE family protein, which produces MTINEAQDAVIGEFEDFTDWMDKYQMLIDLGNELEPLEEQYKNEQNLIDGCQSRVWLQCDNIDGKLIFTADSDALITKGIIALLIRVLSNHTPQEIIDADLYFIDKIGLRQHLSPTRSNGLLSMVTKIKAYAVGFSLQ; this is translated from the coding sequence ATGACAATAAACGAAGCACAAGATGCAGTAATTGGTGAGTTTGAAGACTTCACTGATTGGATGGATAAATACCAAATGCTCATTGACTTGGGCAACGAGTTAGAGCCATTAGAGGAACAGTATAAGAACGAGCAGAACCTCATTGACGGTTGTCAGAGCCGTGTATGGCTGCAGTGTGACAATATAGATGGTAAACTTATCTTCACTGCTGACTCTGATGCACTCATCACAAAGGGTATCATTGCCCTTCTGATACGTGTTTTGAGTAATCATACTCCGCAAGAGATTATTGATGCAGACTTGTATTTCATTGATAAGATAGGCCTTCGTCAGCATCTCTCACCTACACGTAGCAACGGCTTACTCTCTATGGTGACGAAGATTAAGGCGTATGCAGTAGGGTTTAGTTTGCAGTAA
- a CDS encoding peptidase U32 family protein, with amino-acid sequence MNKNINEFEIMAPVGSRESLAAAINAGANSVYFGIGKLNMRSHSANHFTINDLKEIAETCNAKGIQTYLTVNTVIYGEDIETMHEIIDAAKAANITAVIASDVAVMMYCRQVGVEVHLSTQLNISNIDALKFYAQFADVAVLARELNMDQVKEIHEQIIKQNICGPKGQPVRIEMFCHGAFCMAISGKCYMSLHDSNRSANRGACTQICRRSYTVTDNETGNQLEIDNKYIMSPKDLKSVRFIDKMMDAGVRVFKIEGRARGPEYVHTVVSCYKEAIESVLDGTFTEEKKDQWDERLSTVFNRGFWDGYYQGQKMGEWTKDYGNKATEKKVLIGKVIKYFSRLGVAEVAVEANTFVKGEKLLITGNSTGAMFLNAEEIRYDLNPVDKAEQGWRVSIPVPDKVRPNDKLFKLVTK; translated from the coding sequence ATGAACAAGAATATAAATGAATTTGAGATAATGGCACCTGTTGGCTCACGTGAGTCGTTAGCAGCTGCCATCAATGCCGGAGCTAACTCGGTTTACTTCGGTATCGGGAAGCTAAATATGCGTTCCCATTCGGCCAACCACTTCACTATTAACGACCTCAAAGAGATTGCCGAGACTTGTAATGCAAAAGGTATACAGACTTATTTGACTGTAAACACCGTCATCTATGGCGAGGATATTGAGACAATGCACGAGATTATCGATGCTGCCAAGGCTGCTAACATCACCGCTGTCATTGCCAGTGACGTTGCTGTAATGATGTATTGCCGTCAGGTGGGGGTTGAGGTTCACCTCTCAACACAGTTGAATATATCTAATATTGACGCCCTAAAGTTCTACGCTCAATTTGCTGATGTTGCCGTATTGGCACGCGAGCTGAATATGGATCAGGTGAAGGAAATACACGAACAGATTATCAAACAGAATATCTGTGGACCGAAGGGACAGCCTGTTCGTATCGAGATGTTCTGCCATGGTGCGTTCTGTATGGCAATTTCGGGCAAGTGTTATATGAGTCTTCACGACTCTAACCGCTCTGCTAACCGTGGTGCTTGTACCCAGATATGCCGTCGTAGCTATACGGTTACAGACAATGAGACGGGTAATCAGTTAGAGATTGATAACAAGTACATTATGAGTCCTAAGGACTTAAAGAGTGTTCGCTTCATTGATAAGATGATGGATGCTGGTGTACGTGTGTTTAAGATTGAGGGTCGTGCGCGTGGACCAGAGTATGTTCACACCGTTGTGAGCTGCTATAAGGAGGCAATAGAGAGCGTACTCGATGGTACCTTCACCGAAGAAAAGAAGGACCAGTGGGACGAGAGACTCTCAACAGTCTTCAACCGTGGCTTCTGGGATGGCTACTATCAAGGTCAGAAGATGGGCGAATGGACCAAGGATTATGGCAATAAGGCTACAGAGAAGAAGGTACTCATCGGTAAGGTGATCAAGTATTTCTCTCGTCTTGGCGTGGCTGAGGTTGCCGTTGAGGCTAATACTTTTGTAAAGGGAGAGAAGCTTCTTATCACAGGTAACAGCACTGGAGCTATGTTCCTCAATGCGGAAGAAATCCGCTACGACCTCAATCCTGTTGATAAAGCAGAACAAGGCTGGCGCGTTTCAATCCCAGTACCGGACAAGGTACGCCCAAATGATAAACTGTTTAAGTTAGTAACAAAGTAA
- the miaB gene encoding tRNA (N6-isopentenyl adenosine(37)-C2)-methylthiotransferase MiaB: MKKLYIETYGCQMNVADSEVVASVMKMAGYDVCETEEEADAIFLNTCSIRENAENKIYNRLEALHAEQKKGRDLILGVLGCMAERVRDDLIQNHHANLVCGPDSYLNLPDMIAQCENGTNAMDIELSTTETYRDVIPQRIGGNRVSGFVSIMRGCNNFCHYCIVPFTRGRERSRDVESILKEVKDLHDKGFKEVTLLGQNVNSYGLLPNGKRPENGISFAELLHKVAQSVPDMRVRFTTSNPEDMTEDIIEAVATEPNLCNHIHFPAQSGSNSVLKLMNRKYTREDYLEKVAAIRRLIPDCGLTTDIFIGYHNESEEDFQETLSLMREVGFDSAFMFKYSERPGTYAAKHLPDNVSEEVKIRRLNELIRLQTEISAEQNKKDEGKEFDILIERFGKRSREQLMGRTPQNKAVVMPRGNHHIGETVRVRITGSTSATLFGEEV; encoded by the coding sequence ATGAAGAAACTATATATTGAGACATACGGCTGCCAGATGAATGTGGCAGACTCTGAGGTTGTGGCTTCTGTCATGAAGATGGCAGGTTATGACGTATGCGAAACAGAGGAAGAAGCAGATGCTATCTTCCTCAATACCTGTTCTATACGTGAGAACGCAGAGAACAAGATATATAATCGTTTGGAGGCATTGCACGCCGAGCAGAAGAAAGGTCGTGACCTTATCTTGGGCGTATTGGGATGTATGGCAGAGCGTGTAAGGGACGATTTAATTCAAAATCACCACGCCAATCTTGTGTGTGGTCCTGACTCTTACCTCAACTTGCCTGATATGATTGCACAGTGCGAGAACGGTACGAATGCAATGGATATCGAACTCTCTACCACTGAGACCTATCGTGATGTTATCCCACAGCGTATTGGTGGCAATAGAGTGTCGGGCTTTGTTAGTATTATGCGTGGTTGCAATAACTTCTGCCACTATTGTATCGTTCCTTTTACCCGTGGACGTGAGCGTTCACGTGATGTAGAAAGTATCTTGAAAGAGGTTAAGGACTTGCATGACAAGGGTTTCAAGGAGGTTACTCTCTTAGGTCAGAACGTCAATTCTTACGGATTGTTGCCAAATGGTAAGCGTCCTGAGAATGGTATTTCGTTTGCAGAATTGTTGCATAAGGTGGCACAGAGTGTACCAGATATGCGTGTGCGCTTCACGACTTCCAACCCAGAAGATATGACAGAGGATATCATTGAGGCAGTAGCTACCGAGCCTAATCTCTGTAATCACATCCACTTCCCTGCACAGAGCGGTAGTAATAGCGTGCTGAAGTTGATGAACCGTAAGTACACTCGTGAGGACTACCTTGAGAAGGTGGCTGCTATTCGTCGTCTTATCCCTGATTGTGGACTTACAACCGATATCTTCATTGGTTATCACAATGAGTCGGAAGAAGACTTCCAAGAAACACTCTCGTTGATGCGTGAGGTAGGTTTCGATTCTGCCTTTATGTTCAAATACTCTGAGCGGCCGGGAACATACGCTGCAAAGCACCTTCCAGACAATGTATCTGAGGAGGTGAAGATTCGCCGTTTGAATGAGTTGATTCGCTTACAGACTGAGATTTCAGCTGAACAGAACAAGAAAGACGAGGGCAAGGAGTTTGATATCCTTATCGAACGCTTCGGTAAACGTAGCCGTGAACAGCTGATGGGGCGTACTCCACAGAACAAGGCTGTAGTCATGCCACGTGGCAATCATCATATTGGTGAGACCGTCCGTGTACGCATCACAGGCTCAACCAGTGCTACACTCTTTGGCGAAGAAGTGTAA